A window of the Linepithema humile isolate Giens D197 chromosome 4, Lhum_UNIL_v1.0, whole genome shotgun sequence genome harbors these coding sequences:
- the LOC105671865 gene encoding uncharacterized protein isoform X5 — protein sequence MMILNRILHSPKFFYMKFAVLKFARENDKSDEEEINYEIGLTKWLTDIDDELKDFTYWPLSDQDVGNFVKKEKAVDRSWPKYSIEVLRYYDLYIKVRAAVRGFVAEGSAYETEKETGRGKRKGVQNRLFEDTDSDEEIVNRSKKSVLAPPSVPFKHVPVRKEIIQKTGNELNYCLFPVTSFPPSKACSKGSVFERLKRTQEVNNNINNASVSHTMLIAHESNYSSNGKSFRKNIVQLPIKETSLVTAENTLSQSCVSSLDVDEENLTYGEQNETPNKKRQTNYKCEDTMQHVPSSSVVFHDSPVQTRRFSPLKSGFHQRVLFTSPAKNSDVVRLFQFFYHIQGCSQIYCQNCCKSSYKLYGIHNEF from the exons ATGATGATTTTAAACCGCATTCTTCACAgtccaaaatttttctatatgaaA tTTGCAGTATTAAAGTTTGCACGCGAGAATGATAAAAGTGATGaggaagaaattaattatgagaTTGGCCTTACCAAATGGCTAACTGATATTGATGATGAACTGAAAGATTTCACCTATTGGCCTTTATCTGATCAAGATGTTggcaattttgttaaaaaggaaaaagcaGTAGACCGATCTTGGCCAAAGTATTCAATTGAGGTCTTAAGGTATTACG atCTCTATATAAAAGTAAGAGCTGCTGTTAGAGGTTTTGTAGCAGAAGGTTCAGCCTATGAGACTGAAAAAGAAACTGGAAGGGGAAAACGAAAAGGAGTACAAAATAGGCTTTTTGAAGACACTGATTCTGATGAAGAAATTGTAAATCGCAGCAAGAAGTCAGTTCTAGCACCGCCGAGTGTTCCTTTCAAACACGTACCGGTCAGGAaggaaataatacaaaaaactGGAAACGAGCTCAATTATTGTCTTTTTCCAGTGACTTCCTTTCCTCCTTCAAAA GCATGCTCAAAAGGCAGTGTTTTTGAGAGACTGAAGAGGACACAAGAGgtgaataacaatattaacaatGCTTCTGTCAGTCACACTATGTTAATTGCACATGAATCCAATTATAGCAGTAACGGAAAATCATTTCGTAAGAACATAGTACAATTACCTATTAAGGAGACATCACTAGTGACTGCAGAAAATACCCTCTCACAAAGCTGTGTTTCCTCTTTGGATGTAGATGAAGAGAACTTAACATATGGCGAACAGAATGAAACACCAAATAAGAAACGCCAGACTAATTATAAGTGTGAAGATACTATGCAGCATGTTCCAAGTTCCTCTGTAGTTTTTCATGATTCTCCTGTGCAAACAAGACGCTTTAGTCCCCTTAAGTCTGGATTTCATCAGCGCGTTCTTTTTACTTCCCCAGCTAAAAATTCTGATGTTG TGCGATTATTTCAGTTCTTTTATCACATCCAAGGATGTAGCCAAATCTACTGTCAAAATTGCTGTAAAAGTTCTTACAAACTCTATGGCATCCACAATGAGTTTTAA
- the LOC105671865 gene encoding uncharacterized protein isoform X3: protein MDGPAFAVLKFARENDKSDEEEINYEIGLTKWLTDIDDELKDFTYWPLSDQDVGNFVKKEKAVDRSWPKYSIEVLRYYDLYIKVRAAVRGFVAEGSAYETEKETGRGKRKGVQNRLFEDTDSDEEIVNRSKKSVLAPPSVPFKHVPVRKEIIQKTGNELNYCLFPVTSFPPSKACSKGSVFERLKRTQEVNNNINNASVSHTMLIAHESNYSSNGKSFRKNIVQLPIKETSLVTAENTLSQSCVSSLDVDEENLTYGEQNETPNKKRQTNYKCEDTMQHVPSSSVVFHDSPVQTRRFSPLKSGFHQRVLFTSPAKNSDVEDKISKVEKLCEKIYVRLEEINKKTDKIIMNQERLNKSLLVRLFQFFYHIQGCSQIYCQNCCKSSYKLYGIHNEF from the exons ATGGATGGACCAGCG tTTGCAGTATTAAAGTTTGCACGCGAGAATGATAAAAGTGATGaggaagaaattaattatgagaTTGGCCTTACCAAATGGCTAACTGATATTGATGATGAACTGAAAGATTTCACCTATTGGCCTTTATCTGATCAAGATGTTggcaattttgttaaaaaggaaaaagcaGTAGACCGATCTTGGCCAAAGTATTCAATTGAGGTCTTAAGGTATTACG atCTCTATATAAAAGTAAGAGCTGCTGTTAGAGGTTTTGTAGCAGAAGGTTCAGCCTATGAGACTGAAAAAGAAACTGGAAGGGGAAAACGAAAAGGAGTACAAAATAGGCTTTTTGAAGACACTGATTCTGATGAAGAAATTGTAAATCGCAGCAAGAAGTCAGTTCTAGCACCGCCGAGTGTTCCTTTCAAACACGTACCGGTCAGGAaggaaataatacaaaaaactGGAAACGAGCTCAATTATTGTCTTTTTCCAGTGACTTCCTTTCCTCCTTCAAAA GCATGCTCAAAAGGCAGTGTTTTTGAGAGACTGAAGAGGACACAAGAGgtgaataacaatattaacaatGCTTCTGTCAGTCACACTATGTTAATTGCACATGAATCCAATTATAGCAGTAACGGAAAATCATTTCGTAAGAACATAGTACAATTACCTATTAAGGAGACATCACTAGTGACTGCAGAAAATACCCTCTCACAAAGCTGTGTTTCCTCTTTGGATGTAGATGAAGAGAACTTAACATATGGCGAACAGAATGAAACACCAAATAAGAAACGCCAGACTAATTATAAGTGTGAAGATACTATGCAGCATGTTCCAAGTTCCTCTGTAGTTTTTCATGATTCTCCTGTGCAAACAAGACGCTTTAGTCCCCTTAAGTCTGGATTTCATCAGCGCGTTCTTTTTACTTCCCCAGCTAAAAATTCTGATGTTG AAGATAAGATATCAAAAGTGGAAAAGCTATGTGAGAAAATATATGTTCGattagaagaaattaataagaagacagataaaattattatgaatcaAGAAAGGCTCAACAAGTCTCTTTTAGTGCGATTATTTCAGTTCTTTTATCACATCCAAGGATGTAGCCAAATCTACTGTCAAAATTGCTGTAAAAGTTCTTACAAACTCTATGGCATCCACAATGAGTTTTAA
- the LOC105671865 gene encoding uncharacterized protein isoform X1, giving the protein MMILNRILHSPKFFYMKFAVLKFARENDKSDEEEINYEIGLTKWLTDIDDELKDFTYWPLSDQDVGNFVKKEKAVDRSWPKYSIEVLRYYDLYIKVRAAVRGFVAEGSAYETEKETGRGKRKGVQNRLFEDTDSDEEIVNRSKKSVLAPPSVPFKHVPVRKEIIQKTGNELNYCLFPVTSFPPSKACSKGSVFERLKRTQEVNNNINNASVSHTMLIAHESNYSSNGKSFRKNIVQLPIKETSLVTAENTLSQSCVSSLDVDEENLTYGEQNETPNKKRQTNYKCEDTMQHVPSSSVVFHDSPVQTRRFSPLKSGFHQRVLFTSPAKNSDVEDKISKVEKLCEKIYVRLEEINKKTDKIIMNQERLNKSLLVRLFQFFYHIQGCSQIYCQNCCKSSYKLYGIHNEF; this is encoded by the exons ATGATGATTTTAAACCGCATTCTTCACAgtccaaaatttttctatatgaaA tTTGCAGTATTAAAGTTTGCACGCGAGAATGATAAAAGTGATGaggaagaaattaattatgagaTTGGCCTTACCAAATGGCTAACTGATATTGATGATGAACTGAAAGATTTCACCTATTGGCCTTTATCTGATCAAGATGTTggcaattttgttaaaaaggaaaaagcaGTAGACCGATCTTGGCCAAAGTATTCAATTGAGGTCTTAAGGTATTACG atCTCTATATAAAAGTAAGAGCTGCTGTTAGAGGTTTTGTAGCAGAAGGTTCAGCCTATGAGACTGAAAAAGAAACTGGAAGGGGAAAACGAAAAGGAGTACAAAATAGGCTTTTTGAAGACACTGATTCTGATGAAGAAATTGTAAATCGCAGCAAGAAGTCAGTTCTAGCACCGCCGAGTGTTCCTTTCAAACACGTACCGGTCAGGAaggaaataatacaaaaaactGGAAACGAGCTCAATTATTGTCTTTTTCCAGTGACTTCCTTTCCTCCTTCAAAA GCATGCTCAAAAGGCAGTGTTTTTGAGAGACTGAAGAGGACACAAGAGgtgaataacaatattaacaatGCTTCTGTCAGTCACACTATGTTAATTGCACATGAATCCAATTATAGCAGTAACGGAAAATCATTTCGTAAGAACATAGTACAATTACCTATTAAGGAGACATCACTAGTGACTGCAGAAAATACCCTCTCACAAAGCTGTGTTTCCTCTTTGGATGTAGATGAAGAGAACTTAACATATGGCGAACAGAATGAAACACCAAATAAGAAACGCCAGACTAATTATAAGTGTGAAGATACTATGCAGCATGTTCCAAGTTCCTCTGTAGTTTTTCATGATTCTCCTGTGCAAACAAGACGCTTTAGTCCCCTTAAGTCTGGATTTCATCAGCGCGTTCTTTTTACTTCCCCAGCTAAAAATTCTGATGTTG AAGATAAGATATCAAAAGTGGAAAAGCTATGTGAGAAAATATATGTTCGattagaagaaattaataagaagacagataaaattattatgaatcaAGAAAGGCTCAACAAGTCTCTTTTAGTGCGATTATTTCAGTTCTTTTATCACATCCAAGGATGTAGCCAAATCTACTGTCAAAATTGCTGTAAAAGTTCTTACAAACTCTATGGCATCCACAATGAGTTTTAA
- the LOC105671865 gene encoding uncharacterized protein isoform X4: MMILNRILHSPKFFYMKFAVLKFARENDKSDEEEINYEIGLTKWLTDIDDELKDFTYWPLSDQDVGNFVKKEKAVDRSWPKYSIEVLRYYDLYIKVRAAVRGFVAEGSAYETEKETGRGKRKGVQNRLFEDTDSDEEIVNRSKKSVLAPPSVPFKHVPVRKEIIQKTGNELNYCLFPVTSFPPSKACSKGSVFERLKRTQEVNNNINNASVSHTMLIAHESNYSSNGKSFHEENLTYGEQNETPNKKRQTNYKCEDTMQHVPSSSVVFHDSPVQTRRFSPLKSGFHQRVLFTSPAKNSDVEDKISKVEKLCEKIYVRLEEINKKTDKIIMNQERLNKSLLVRLFQFFYHIQGCSQIYCQNCCKSSYKLYGIHNEF; encoded by the exons ATGATGATTTTAAACCGCATTCTTCACAgtccaaaatttttctatatgaaA tTTGCAGTATTAAAGTTTGCACGCGAGAATGATAAAAGTGATGaggaagaaattaattatgagaTTGGCCTTACCAAATGGCTAACTGATATTGATGATGAACTGAAAGATTTCACCTATTGGCCTTTATCTGATCAAGATGTTggcaattttgttaaaaaggaaaaagcaGTAGACCGATCTTGGCCAAAGTATTCAATTGAGGTCTTAAGGTATTACG atCTCTATATAAAAGTAAGAGCTGCTGTTAGAGGTTTTGTAGCAGAAGGTTCAGCCTATGAGACTGAAAAAGAAACTGGAAGGGGAAAACGAAAAGGAGTACAAAATAGGCTTTTTGAAGACACTGATTCTGATGAAGAAATTGTAAATCGCAGCAAGAAGTCAGTTCTAGCACCGCCGAGTGTTCCTTTCAAACACGTACCGGTCAGGAaggaaataatacaaaaaactGGAAACGAGCTCAATTATTGTCTTTTTCCAGTGACTTCCTTTCCTCCTTCAAAA GCATGCTCAAAAGGCAGTGTTTTTGAGAGACTGAAGAGGACACAAGAGgtgaataacaatattaacaatGCTTCTGTCAGTCACACTATGTTAATTGCACATGAATCCAATTATAGCAGTAACGGAAAATCATTTC ATGAAGAGAACTTAACATATGGCGAACAGAATGAAACACCAAATAAGAAACGCCAGACTAATTATAAGTGTGAAGATACTATGCAGCATGTTCCAAGTTCCTCTGTAGTTTTTCATGATTCTCCTGTGCAAACAAGACGCTTTAGTCCCCTTAAGTCTGGATTTCATCAGCGCGTTCTTTTTACTTCCCCAGCTAAAAATTCTGATGTTG AAGATAAGATATCAAAAGTGGAAAAGCTATGTGAGAAAATATATGTTCGattagaagaaattaataagaagacagataaaattattatgaatcaAGAAAGGCTCAACAAGTCTCTTTTAGTGCGATTATTTCAGTTCTTTTATCACATCCAAGGATGTAGCCAAATCTACTGTCAAAATTGCTGTAAAAGTTCTTACAAACTCTATGGCATCCACAATGAGTTTTAA
- the LOC105671865 gene encoding uncharacterized protein isoform X2, giving the protein MMILNRILHSPKFFYMKFAVLKFARENDKSDEEEINYEIGLTKWLTDIDDELKDFTYWPLSDQDVGNFVKKEKAVDRSWPKYSIEVLRYYDLYIKVRAAVRGFVAEGSAYETEKETGRGKRKGVQNRLFEDTDSDEEIVNRSKKSVLAPPSVPFKHVPVRKEIIQKTGNELNYCLFPVTSFPPSKACSKGSVFERLKRTQEVNNNINNASVSHTMLIAHESNYSSNGKSFRKNIVQLPIKETSLVTAENTLSQSCVSSLDVDEENLTYGEQNETPNKKRQTNYKCEDTMQHVPSSSVVFHDSPVQTRRFSPLKSGFHQRVLFTSPAKNSDVDKISKVEKLCEKIYVRLEEINKKTDKIIMNQERLNKSLLVRLFQFFYHIQGCSQIYCQNCCKSSYKLYGIHNEF; this is encoded by the exons ATGATGATTTTAAACCGCATTCTTCACAgtccaaaatttttctatatgaaA tTTGCAGTATTAAAGTTTGCACGCGAGAATGATAAAAGTGATGaggaagaaattaattatgagaTTGGCCTTACCAAATGGCTAACTGATATTGATGATGAACTGAAAGATTTCACCTATTGGCCTTTATCTGATCAAGATGTTggcaattttgttaaaaaggaaaaagcaGTAGACCGATCTTGGCCAAAGTATTCAATTGAGGTCTTAAGGTATTACG atCTCTATATAAAAGTAAGAGCTGCTGTTAGAGGTTTTGTAGCAGAAGGTTCAGCCTATGAGACTGAAAAAGAAACTGGAAGGGGAAAACGAAAAGGAGTACAAAATAGGCTTTTTGAAGACACTGATTCTGATGAAGAAATTGTAAATCGCAGCAAGAAGTCAGTTCTAGCACCGCCGAGTGTTCCTTTCAAACACGTACCGGTCAGGAaggaaataatacaaaaaactGGAAACGAGCTCAATTATTGTCTTTTTCCAGTGACTTCCTTTCCTCCTTCAAAA GCATGCTCAAAAGGCAGTGTTTTTGAGAGACTGAAGAGGACACAAGAGgtgaataacaatattaacaatGCTTCTGTCAGTCACACTATGTTAATTGCACATGAATCCAATTATAGCAGTAACGGAAAATCATTTCGTAAGAACATAGTACAATTACCTATTAAGGAGACATCACTAGTGACTGCAGAAAATACCCTCTCACAAAGCTGTGTTTCCTCTTTGGATGTAGATGAAGAGAACTTAACATATGGCGAACAGAATGAAACACCAAATAAGAAACGCCAGACTAATTATAAGTGTGAAGATACTATGCAGCATGTTCCAAGTTCCTCTGTAGTTTTTCATGATTCTCCTGTGCAAACAAGACGCTTTAGTCCCCTTAAGTCTGGATTTCATCAGCGCGTTCTTTTTACTTCCCCAGCTAAAAATTCTGATGTTG ATAAGATATCAAAAGTGGAAAAGCTATGTGAGAAAATATATGTTCGattagaagaaattaataagaagacagataaaattattatgaatcaAGAAAGGCTCAACAAGTCTCTTTTAGTGCGATTATTTCAGTTCTTTTATCACATCCAAGGATGTAGCCAAATCTACTGTCAAAATTGCTGTAAAAGTTCTTACAAACTCTATGGCATCCACAATGAGTTTTAA
- the LOC105671865 gene encoding uncharacterized protein isoform X6, with translation MMILNRILHSPKFFYMKFAVLKFARENDKSDEEEINYEIGLTKWLTDIDDELKDFTYWPLSDQDVGNFVKKEKAVDRSWPKYSIEVLRYYDLYIKVRAAVRGFVAEGSAYETEKETGRGKRKGVQNRLFEDTDSDEEIVNRSKKSVLAPPSVPFKHVPVRKEIIQKTGNELNYCLFPVTSFPPSKACSKGSVFERLKRTQEVNNNINNASVSHTMLIAHESNYSSNGKSFRKNIVQLPIKETSLVTAENTLSQSCVSSLDVDEENLTYGEQNETPNKKRQTNYKCEDTMQHVPSSSVVFHDSPVQTRRFSPLKSGFHQRVLFTSPAKNSDVVLLSHPRM, from the exons ATGATGATTTTAAACCGCATTCTTCACAgtccaaaatttttctatatgaaA tTTGCAGTATTAAAGTTTGCACGCGAGAATGATAAAAGTGATGaggaagaaattaattatgagaTTGGCCTTACCAAATGGCTAACTGATATTGATGATGAACTGAAAGATTTCACCTATTGGCCTTTATCTGATCAAGATGTTggcaattttgttaaaaaggaaaaagcaGTAGACCGATCTTGGCCAAAGTATTCAATTGAGGTCTTAAGGTATTACG atCTCTATATAAAAGTAAGAGCTGCTGTTAGAGGTTTTGTAGCAGAAGGTTCAGCCTATGAGACTGAAAAAGAAACTGGAAGGGGAAAACGAAAAGGAGTACAAAATAGGCTTTTTGAAGACACTGATTCTGATGAAGAAATTGTAAATCGCAGCAAGAAGTCAGTTCTAGCACCGCCGAGTGTTCCTTTCAAACACGTACCGGTCAGGAaggaaataatacaaaaaactGGAAACGAGCTCAATTATTGTCTTTTTCCAGTGACTTCCTTTCCTCCTTCAAAA GCATGCTCAAAAGGCAGTGTTTTTGAGAGACTGAAGAGGACACAAGAGgtgaataacaatattaacaatGCTTCTGTCAGTCACACTATGTTAATTGCACATGAATCCAATTATAGCAGTAACGGAAAATCATTTCGTAAGAACATAGTACAATTACCTATTAAGGAGACATCACTAGTGACTGCAGAAAATACCCTCTCACAAAGCTGTGTTTCCTCTTTGGATGTAGATGAAGAGAACTTAACATATGGCGAACAGAATGAAACACCAAATAAGAAACGCCAGACTAATTATAAGTGTGAAGATACTATGCAGCATGTTCCAAGTTCCTCTGTAGTTTTTCATGATTCTCCTGTGCAAACAAGACGCTTTAGTCCCCTTAAGTCTGGATTTCATCAGCGCGTTCTTTTTACTTCCCCAGCTAAAAATTCTGATGTTG TTCTTTTATCACATCCAAGGATGTAG